The genomic window ATTTGATTTCCGTGTAAATAGTTCACAGATATTTGAACCAGtcatttgattttcatttgCATAATTCACACAGATATCTGAACCAGCTGATTTCCATGTAAATAGTTCACACGGATATTTGAACCAGTCATTTGATTTCCATGTGAATGTTTGATACAGATATCTGAACCAGTCATTTGATTTCCATGTAAATGTTTCATAGATATCTAAACCAGTCATTTGATTTccgtgtacatgtaaatgttttatacagatatctgaACCAGTCATTTGATTTCCATTTAAATAGTTAATACAGACATCTGAACAAGTTGATTTCCATGTACGTTTCATACAGACATTTCATACAGACATCTGAATCagtcatttgtttttatttccatgTTTCCTGCAGATAATCAGTCTCGTACATTTATCTATGTAATACATTTTTTCCTCTTGAGCGATTGATCAATCGTGATTAAATTATTGATACATAATATCCTCACCATTTAGTATTGTACTGTAGGCTTCCTTTCCTTGCTGAAGTCATGCTTCACATGTTCATATTATCATATTACATCATTGTCAGATACgcacggttgattgcactacgctatGCTACACTTATCACCAGGTGTAGCCTAGCATAGTGTACAATCAGCTGTGGGTATCCGGAGATAGCATTACCCACGAAACTGTGATATTGGATATTGACAAAGACTAAATGATTGTATGGAAAGCGATCTGTGATAGGTTCAGTCATTGATCAAACTGTGGAGATTATTTATGACATTTAAAAACTTTATAACTTTTGAACCCATGTACCCTTTGCTTTACTCACCTACCCTTTTGTATTAAGCATGTGAAATAAAGTTAATGAACAATAAAGACAATGAGTTTTTAGCCCACATATGGTTGGCTGTTCAAATCTCCTTGCGTCCCCGGCccctgtctgtccgtccataaacaattagTATTATTGTCATTTCTGAAAAGTACGGGAGGGATATTCCCCTAACTTCATATGTCCCCCTGGGCCCGTAGTTGCAccaattcaatttagatttttgatcagaaaaaaaaaccggAAAGAAGATCAGTGTGACATAGAGCCAATAAAGAttattcaatggtgggcgccaagacCCCACTCAAGATTTCTTGTATATTGTCCGCACTAGCGTATATTGTTGGCATGACATCATATCCACCACACCAGTCAAACTTTGGCCTTACCCAACGGAAATTCGTAACGACTCCACCTGATCCAAAAGACCGGTGAGCTTATGCTATGGTGAAGGCGTCCGTACCTGTATTTAAATCACCAATAGTCTATAACGGCTTATAGAGTTTGGTCTAAAGCATTACAGTTGGGCAAAAGCGCTGAAtttgtgtaaatgatgaatgtgGTCTACATCGGGACAGAGCGGCTCATCGTTACTTTGCTTTCGTCGAGTTGTTGACTTACCCGCTTGAGTGCATAACTACGATATCCAAACTTTTTCACGGCGCCAGGAAAGTGACCTTGCCCTTGGCTTTTTGTTCTGACAATTCAATTACATGTTTAAGCAACTTAAATACAAATCGTCTGGTAAGAGATGGTGAGACTGAAAGGTAAAGTCGATGTATGTCGTCATCTTCTTCACATAAAGACGTACAGGAAGTGCATTGTGCCATGCATCTCTTCATCACTTGGGAATCTTTTGTTGGTGCTAGTTTCCATGGTATTATTATGTGTAGTGAAACCCAGCAGATTGGATAGGTGTCTATTATGATTCAGTAAAGACTTGTGATACAGACAACTGTACCAGAAGGAAATCTTTCATAGTGGTCGAGGTTAGATAGAAGATCATACTTAAATATGGAAACAAATGAGGAAACCAACTTGAAGAACTCTACAGCACTAGGAGTACTGATAATTATGAATGAAGATGAAGAAACAAGGAGTATAGCAAGAGAGAGAATACGAGTTTAGTTAAAGAAAAGTAATCACTCCAAAACAATGGCACATCTCTGAAATTTTAGCAGTGTTCTTGTGGAGGAACCTCTTTGGAAGTATCAATTTAACTGTGCGCTAACAAATCCATCGTAGATTCCAAAATGGTTGCAAAGTCAATCATTCATGAGTCATTCCTTGCTTTGTTCAACTAATCCATGAAACCGCAGTGGTAACGGATGGTTGAATAAGACTTTGAAAATTAATAGAAAGAGAAATAAACTTCGGTTGTATTTACAGGTCATTCATTATACCATCTATCGTATATATGAAGTCATCGAAATGAcctttatcaacatcaccaagTCCTATCCATTTTATTTGCACATTAGTGATGGCTTGcacacaaaattttaattaataatactTCAAAAAGTGACtacaaaagaaataattatgAAATCGTCATAACCTGTTCACTGTTCTGCGTGAAAATCGTAGCAGTGATCGTTTCCATCCACTCTCTAGCCGTTCAAACCGGTGgtaaaatgaatgacattggtCCACCTGAATAATATGTATGACTACGCCATAACATCAGCATTTTTTGCCATATAAGAATGGAACACGTGTTTATATGCTCCATTAGCCAGCGAGTTCTCGTTTGTGGAAGCAGACTTTGAAGTTGCTTGGACAGTAGGTGATATTTAAGGCTCCGCGGACGGGGTCTGTGCCATCACGTGTCACCGTGTATCCTTGTACCAATGACGTAAGAAACAACATCAGGTTCGTCCGAGCAATCTGCTCACCAACACATAACCGTTTCCCTGTAAAAGTTTAATTACTGTCAGTATGTAAAAGAAGTTCCATTTGAAATATGGGAAACAAATATAGTGacaatataaacaatgttattACAAAAGAAATGATCATGTGACGCTGATCTTATGGGGCCACTACACTGAAATGGTCACTGCGATGTATTgttaataatatttcatatacagaTTTGTGAagtattatgaaaatatttatcaatgaacACTTACCGAAGAAAAATGGAATAAATGTTTCCGGTTTAAAAACTTTCCCTTCTCCATTTATAAAGCGTTCTGGTTTAAATTCATGCGGATTTTCGAAATTGTCTGGATCTTTCAGTACAGAGTCAATGTTTGGTATTATGGTTGTCCCTTTCGGTATAAAGTATCCGTCAAGGGTTGTATCACTTGTAACAGAATGAAGAAGACCGACCGGTGCAACATTCGCATGTCGAAGAAGTTCCATAACGAATGCCTCGACATATGGCATTGCCCCTTTGTCAGCCATGGAAGGGAGGGTCCCTGGTGGGAGAGCGTGGTCTACCTCTTGTTGTAGACGTGCCTGGACATCCGGGTACTGAGTGAGGTATACCAGCGCCCAACGCAGCGTACTTACTGTGGTCTCCAGTCCCGCGGCAAACATGTCAGAAATCGTCTGGATCACTTGTTCTTCTGTAACGACAGGAAGCAATACTAGTTGTGCATGTTAATACGCATGAGACAATAACTATGTATATGAATAATATAATGATGCTTCATTTCGTTACCTACCGTCCGCTTCAACGCCGCCGTGACATTTGAGGTACGCTTCCATCAGATCAGGTGCTTCCCCCTTCTCCAAACCCAATTGTCTTTTCGCGTCAATCATTTTCTGTACAAATAATGTAGTTTTGAGGTGGAGATCCTCTACTCTGGTATGACGAAACAAATCCAGCGGGAAGTATCGAAGGAAGGGCAGGAAGTCTAGAATGACTGCTTTCGCAGTTGAATGGACCACATCATTGTGGTCGGAGACATAGTTTTTGAATTCGTTAGAGCCTGTATCCAGTACCTTGCCAATCATAACCTCTCCAACTACGCTGGAAATGGCGTCAGTTAGAAGTTGTGTAGGGTCCACAGTCCCACCACCAAGAGCAGCAATGTTGTCAAGGAAACGATGTATTTGCTTATGAATAATCGTCTCCAATATTGTTGTTCTTGAACAAAAATATCTGAAGTTTTTCAGCACCATTTGTCTTTGTTTCTTCCATTTTGGGCCATTGAGAAGAATTATACctgaaatattgacaaaatagtTAGATTATCAATGTATACATGACATTAGTCATGTCtgctttattttataattacaagACTACCAACAGAGCCGGATATCGGAGAGGGTATGAAGATAAAACGTGTACTATGATATAACTACCTTTGTGACATCCTTTAATCTATTTACAGTTTACACAGAACGATAACATAAATTTTGacaaatgtaaaagaaactttcacCAATGTCTGTTAGGTCAAGGTTTAAACCTGGGTTTGTACCTTAATGCTTTGTAT from Pecten maximus chromosome 1, xPecMax1.1, whole genome shotgun sequence includes these protein-coding regions:
- the LOC117323517 gene encoding cytochrome P450 2U1-like, translated to MVTILYSVVNMDVTTGLVFIMVFLLVHKLFRVRQLHVSMQKSLPPCPSFWLPVVGHLPLLAQRDLLETLNIQRQKLGDIYRLEIGSTTVVVISSYRLLYSAFINNADIFSDRPHTVFMELCKDNGIILLNGPKWKKQRQMVLKNFRYFCSRTTILETIIHKQIHRFLDNIAALGGGTVDPTQLLTDAISSVVGEVMIGKVLDTGSNEFKNYVSDHNDVVHSTAKAVILDFLPFLRYFPLDLFRHTRVEDLHLKTTLFVQKMIDAKRQLGLEKGEAPDLMEAYLKCHGGVEADEEQVIQTISDMFAAGLETTVSTLRWALVYLTQYPDVQARLQQEVDHALPPGTLPSMADKGAMPYVEAFVMELLRHANVAPVGLLHSVTSDTTLDGYFIPKGTTIIPNIDSVLKDPDNFENPHEFKPERFINGEGKVFKPETFIPFFFGKRLCVGEQIARTNLMLFLTSLVQGYTVTRDGTDPVRGALNITYCPSNFKVCFHKRELAG